A DNA window from Phoenix dactylifera cultivar Barhee BC4 chromosome 13, palm_55x_up_171113_PBpolish2nd_filt_p, whole genome shotgun sequence contains the following coding sequences:
- the LOC103706729 gene encoding protein LIGHT-DEPENDENT SHORT HYPOCOTYLS 5-like: MESGPDAPGEGAEGPSSSTASAGGDPSSQPAEQQTAPPPTQPQPPPQPQAQPQQQQQPSRYESQKRRDWNTFLQYLRNHKPPLTLARCSGAHVIEFLKYLDQFGKTKVHVSGCAYFGQPNPPAPCACPLKQAWGSLDALIGRLRAAYEENGGRPESNPFGARAVRMYLREVRESQAKARGIPYEKKKRKRLPPPTAGASSSAAAGEGGAERSSGGGGESSASTAAATGVTASGSSGGGGNSSGAGEGSGTPPLPPGGPASTS, encoded by the coding sequence ATGGAATCTGGCCCCGACGCTCCCGGCGAAGGGGCAGAAGGCCCCTCGTCCTCCACCGCCTCAGCGGGCGGCGACCCCAGTTCACAACCTGCGGAGCAACAGACGGCTCCACCTCCAACCCAACCCCAACCTCCACCTCAGCCCCAAGCTCAaccacagcagcagcagcagccgaGTCGATACGAGTCGCAGAAGAGAAGGGATTGGAATACTTTTCTTCAGTACCTGAGGAACCACAAGCCACCGTTGACGCTGGCACGGTGCAGTGGAGCTCACGTTATAGAGTTCTTGAAATATCTGGACCAGTTCGGGAAGACCAAGGTGCACGTGAGCGGGTGCGCCTACTTCGGCCAACCCAACCCCCCGGCGCCCTGCGCCTGCCCCTTGAAGCAGGCCTGGGGCTCGCTCGACGCGCTCATCGGCCGCCTCCGCGCTGCCTACGAGGAGAACGGCGGCCGGCCCGAATCCAACCCGTTCGGCGCCCGGGCGGTGAGGATGTATCTTCGTGAAGTCAGAGAGAGCCAGGCCAAGGCGAGAGGGATCCCGTACGAGAAGAAGAAGCGGAAGCGGCTGCCACCGCCCACCGCCGGGGCGTCTTCCTCCGCCGCTGCTGGTGAAGGAGGCGCAGAGCGGTCGTcgggaggtggaggggagaGTTCCGCGTCTACTGCTGCTGCTACTGGTGTTACTGCAAGTGGGAGTAGCGGCGGCGGTGGGAATAGTTCGGGAGCGGGGGAGGGATCCGGTACTCCGCCGTTGCCGCCGGGCGGTCCGGCCTCCACTTCCTGA